CATGGCTTTGCGGCAAATGAATGCCGCTGAAATTATCGTTGCCGTGCCGGTGGCGGCCCCTCAAACTTCAGAAGAGTTTCAATCTGTAGTAGATCGCCTCGTTTGCGCAAAAACTCCTGAGCCCTTCTTTGGCGTTGGCTACTGGTATGAGAATTTTTCACAAAATACGGATGAAGAGGTGATTGAACTGTTGGAGAAAGCCAACCATGAAAGATCAAAAGCTCCTGCATGAGGATCGAACGCGAGCTGTCCAACCCCTGGAAACAACCGCCGAATGGCATCCCGGAGAAGAGGGAGAAACATAACCGGCAGGTTTATGAATATGATTCGCGAAATACCAAAAGAGGACTGGCAAAACTTTCTGATCTCTTTTTCCAGATTACATTCGAACTGGCTGGTGGATGTGGAGTGTGGAAACATTCAACTGCATCAAGCGCCATTGACAAAACTAGCAGTGAGCGGATCAGATATCGACCTGAAGGTGGGAGAAAACATAGTCACAATCCAAAAGCCTTTCCGGATCTGCC
This genomic stretch from bacterium harbors:
- a CDS encoding DUF5335 domain-containing protein — its product is MIREIPKEDWQNFLISFSRLHSNWLVDVECGNIQLHQAPLTKLAVSGSDIDLKVGENIVTIQKPFRICLQQTDEGADEVLEIASPGQLCRIRFKSPTLPEMVDGVP